One Methylocaldum marinum DNA window includes the following coding sequences:
- a CDS encoding cytochrome c oxidase subunit 3 produces the protein MNAETRFDAGELPRLPADYRAPLWWGIVGLILVESVVFATLITSYFYLGIDQPEWPPAGTKTPDLVKPTLGTLVLMASSLPMHWADRGITRGDQTALRWGLLLSIALAVTFLVLKYIEYSQMGYRWYTHSYGSIAWTIIGFHSTHVIALILKTVVVSALAWIGYFSERRSLAVVVNGIYWHFVVVVWIPLYATLYWVPRILK, from the coding sequence ATGAACGCCGAAACCCGCTTCGATGCCGGCGAGCTTCCGCGTCTGCCCGCCGATTACAGAGCGCCCTTGTGGTGGGGCATCGTCGGTCTCATTCTGGTCGAATCGGTGGTGTTCGCCACCCTCATCACCAGCTATTTCTATCTCGGCATCGATCAGCCGGAATGGCCGCCGGCGGGCACCAAGACACCCGATCTGGTCAAACCGACCCTGGGCACGCTGGTGCTGATGGCCAGCAGCCTGCCGATGCACTGGGCGGACCGCGGCATCACCCGAGGCGACCAAACGGCCCTGCGCTGGGGGCTGTTGCTGAGTATCGCGCTAGCGGTGACGTTCTTGGTGCTGAAATACATCGAGTACAGCCAAATGGGGTACCGATGGTATACCCATTCCTACGGCTCCATTGCCTGGACCATCATCGGCTTTCACAGCACCCACGTGATCGCGCTGATCCTGAAAACGGTGGTGGTCAGCGCTCTCGCATGGATAGGCTATTTCAGCGAACGGCGCAGCCTGGCGGTGGTGGTCAACGGGATTTACTGGCACTTCGTGGTGGTAGTCTGGATACCGCTGTACGCCACGCTGTACTGGGTGCCACGAATTCTCAAGTGA